The following are from one region of the Veillonella nakazawae genome:
- a CDS encoding pentapeptide repeat-containing protein, with translation MISNDIQELLKNITKSLIKIETKELDALISRQLTHIDNIDFHRYEISHRKIESLKFSFCSFRGAFISYSSFTNCKFINCSFITAIVCNTKFTNCTFINCVFRSTHIQDHLISNCSFQNCHIEDNIFSTNKT, from the coding sequence ATGATATCAAATGACATTCAAGAATTACTTAAAAATATTACAAAGTCTTTAATTAAAATCGAAACAAAAGAATTAGATGCTTTAATTTCTAGACAGTTAACCCATATAGATAATATTGATTTTCACAGATACGAAATATCCCATAGGAAAATTGAAAGTCTCAAATTTTCTTTCTGTTCATTTCGTGGTGCTTTCATAAGCTATAGTTCCTTTACTAATTGTAAATTTATTAATTGTTCTTTTATTACGGCAATAGTTTGCAATACAAAATTTACTAATTGTACATTTATTAATTGTGTATTCAGATCAACGCATATACAAGATCATTTAATATCTAACTGCTCTTTTCAAAACTGTCATATAGAAGATAATATATTTTCTACAAATAAAACATAA
- a CDS encoding cation:proton antiporter, whose translation MNIELHIERVQSILDQMDLQKKCKFAAWCCNALIIEKKINENMTKITNSNVNYQLCDAIIKAGWYDFSQINIGISQKAIEDINWDDDDPLNDMVETQGTIELLASIRNMLLGIQQRSSDSYYFAACAENVINWKDALANFPYSEDGKIEDENLKREYEIQLLFLDDLRNSIITLQDIKKYR comes from the coding sequence ATGAATATAGAATTACATATTGAAAGAGTACAATCTATTTTAGATCAAATGGATCTACAAAAGAAATGTAAATTTGCAGCTTGGTGCTGTAATGCACTGATCATTGAGAAAAAAATAAATGAAAATATGACTAAAATAACTAATTCAAATGTGAACTACCAACTCTGTGATGCTATCATTAAAGCTGGTTGGTATGATTTCTCCCAAATAAATATTGGAATCTCTCAAAAAGCTATAGAAGATATAAATTGGGATGATGATGATCCATTAAATGATATGGTAGAAACACAAGGAACTATAGAATTATTAGCTTCGATTCGAAATATGTTACTAGGTATACAACAAAGATCATCTGATAGTTATTACTTTGCTGCATGTGCTGAAAACGTAATTAACTGGAAAGATGCTTTAGCGAATTTCCCATACTCCGAAGATGGCAAAATAGAGGACGAAAATTTAAAACGTGAATATGAAATTCAATTGTTATTTTTAGATGATTTAAGAAATAGTATAATTACCTTACAGGATATTAAGAAATATAGATAA
- a CDS encoding RHS domain-containing protein has protein sequence MRYVRGFAYQNHINEDGENRQQSHYFHTDQIGIPREMTDRDGNLLWFGNYTGWGRLKKDERVYRNVHQPFRLQSQYFNDQVLTMLAVYMINERMIYEYRITY, from the coding sequence GTGCGGTACGTACGCGGTTTCGCCTATCAAAACCACATCAACGAAGACGGAGAAAACCGACAACAATCTCACTACTTCCACACCGACCAAATCGGTATCCCGCGCGAGATGACAGACAGAGATGGTAATTTGCTGTGGTTCGGCAACTATACCGGCTGGGGTCGTCTGAAAAAGGATGAGCGCGTCTATCGGAATGTACATCAACCGTTCAGATTACAGAGCCAGTACTTCAATGACCAAGTGTTGACAATGCTAGCGGTGTATATGATTAATGAAAGAATGATTTATGAATATAGAATTACATATTGA
- a CDS encoding TNT domain-containing protein yields the protein MGFQAETIVSPVGTSYPMRALPLGFNRKPYTIYRVLKPIDNVAASKIMPLFGEIGLGTQYELPKSFKSYRIWASGRGENRKMLKINELNSYLKSKGVPEDSYSINEVNDESLCIVEENKKWHIFYSERGLRTEEYCCQDEHLAILYFINRLSKMLKFSFE from the coding sequence TTGGGCTTTCAGGCGGAGACAATCGTATCTCCAGTAGGAACATCATACCCTATGAGAGCGTTACCTCTTGGTTTTAATCGAAAGCCTTATACCATATATAGGGTACTGAAACCTATTGATAATGTAGCTGCAAGTAAAATTATGCCGTTGTTCGGAGAGATTGGATTAGGGACACAGTATGAATTACCAAAATCTTTTAAATCATATAGAATCTGGGCATCTGGAAGAGGTGAAAATAGGAAAATGTTAAAAATTAATGAATTGAATTCATATCTTAAAAGTAAAGGAGTACCAGAAGATAGTTACTCAATCAATGAAGTAAATGATGAATCATTATGTATTGTTGAAGAAAATAAAAAATGGCATATATTCTATTCTGAAAGAGGATTGAGAACCGAAGAATATTGTTGCCAAGATGAACATTTGGCAATTCTATATTTTATAAATCGCTTATCAAAAATGTTAAAATTTTCTTTTGAATGA
- a CDS encoding RHS repeat-associated core domain-containing protein yields MQNQYVDRETGLHYNFFRYYKPDTGQFVNQDPIGLSGGDNRISSRNIIPYESVTSWF; encoded by the coding sequence CTGCAAAACCAATATGTTGATCGTGAGACGGGGCTGCATTACAACTTCTTCAGGTATTATAAGCCTGATACGGGTCAGTTTGTGAATCAGGATCCGATTGGGCTTTCAGGCGGAGACAATCGTATCTCCAGTAGGAACATCATACCCTATGAGAGCGTTACCTCTTGGTTTTAA
- a CDS encoding DUF4279 domain-containing protein codes for MESNDYINMREIDKILNIKNAEFYSKGDLFTSPNKKVQFIIQHSYYSFGIDKEENSNEKINKIIQKIEDIKKNLNYIFKKYKLNKELIIYSWANDEATREYKISLKQIQLLSELGIELKIIHYNI; via the coding sequence ATGGAATCAAATGATTATATTAACATGAGAGAAATAGACAAAATACTTAATATTAAAAATGCTGAGTTTTATAGTAAGGGCGATTTATTTACCTCACCAAACAAAAAGGTTCAATTTATAATTCAACACTCTTACTATTCTTTTGGTATAGATAAAGAGGAAAATTCAAATGAAAAAATTAATAAAATTATACAAAAAATAGAAGACATAAAGAAAAATTTAAACTATATATTTAAAAAATATAAGCTAAATAAAGAGCTTATAATTTACAGCTGGGCCAACGATGAGGCTACTCGTGAATATAAAATCTCCTTAAAACAAATTCAATTATTATCTGAGTTAGGAATAGAGTTAAAAATCATTCATTATAATATTTAG